One Mycolicibacterium sarraceniae genomic window carries:
- the cobA gene encoding uroporphyrinogen-III C-methyltransferase codes for MTENAYLVGLRLAGKKVVVIGGGTVAQRRLPLLIGSDADVHVIARAATPAVEVLSTTSPGITLQLRDYRDGDLDGAWYAIAATDAPDVNAAVVAEAERRQIFCVRADIAVEGSAVTPASFDHDGLVVGVLAGGEHRRSAAIRSAIREAFQQGLIAADTSDIVSGSVALVGGGPGDPELITVRGRRLLARADVVVADRLAPPELLAELGPHVEVIDAAKIPYGRAMAQEAINNVLIERAKAGRFVVRLKGGDPFVFARGYEEVLACTEAGIPVTVVPGVTSAIAVPAMAGVPVTHRAVNHEFVVVSGHVAPDHPESLVNWNALAQLSGTLVLLMAVERIELFAEALIGGGRPEETPVLVVQHGTTAAERIVRTTLRDAPERIRGDGIKPPAIIVIGPVVGVCGASHLTSS; via the coding sequence GTGACCGAGAACGCCTACCTCGTCGGCTTACGCCTGGCCGGGAAGAAGGTCGTCGTGATCGGCGGCGGCACGGTGGCTCAACGACGGCTGCCGCTGCTCATCGGAAGCGACGCCGACGTCCACGTCATCGCCCGCGCCGCGACCCCGGCGGTGGAGGTGCTATCCACCACGTCACCGGGGATCACGTTGCAGCTGCGCGACTACCGCGACGGCGATCTCGACGGCGCCTGGTACGCGATCGCCGCCACCGACGCCCCGGACGTCAACGCGGCGGTCGTAGCCGAGGCCGAGCGCAGGCAGATTTTCTGTGTGCGCGCCGACATTGCCGTGGAAGGGTCCGCGGTCACCCCGGCGTCCTTCGACCACGACGGACTCGTGGTGGGCGTACTGGCCGGCGGGGAACACCGCCGCTCGGCGGCCATCCGCTCGGCCATCCGCGAGGCATTCCAGCAAGGGCTGATCGCCGCCGATACGAGCGATATCGTGTCCGGCAGTGTCGCACTGGTGGGCGGCGGGCCCGGTGACCCGGAGCTGATCACCGTGCGCGGCCGGCGCCTCTTGGCCCGCGCCGACGTCGTCGTCGCCGACCGGCTGGCCCCGCCCGAGCTGCTCGCCGAGCTCGGCCCCCATGTCGAGGTCATCGACGCCGCCAAGATCCCGTACGGGAGGGCGATGGCCCAGGAAGCCATCAACAACGTTCTTATCGAACGGGCCAAAGCAGGCCGCTTCGTCGTGCGGCTCAAGGGCGGGGACCCGTTCGTGTTCGCCCGCGGCTATGAGGAAGTCCTCGCCTGCACCGAGGCTGGGATACCCGTCACAGTTGTGCCGGGTGTGACCAGTGCCATAGCGGTGCCCGCGATGGCGGGCGTTCCGGTCACCCACCGGGCCGTCAATCACGAATTCGTGGTGGTCAGCGGCCATGTGGCACCTGATCATCCGGAATCGTTAGTGAATTGGAATGCGCTGGCGCAGTTGTCTGGAACGCTGGTGCTGCTGATGGCGGTCGAACGCATCGAATTGTTTGCCGAAGCACTGATTGGAGGCGGCCGACCTGAGGAAACGCCGGTTCTGGTGGTGCAGCACGGGACCACCGCCGCCGAACGAATTGTGCGGACGACGCTGCGTGACGCACCGGAACGCATTCGAGGAGACGGTATTAAGCCTCCGGCGATCATCGTGATCGGTCCCGTTGTGGGGGTCTGCGGCGCCTCGCACTTAACGTCTTCTTAA
- a CDS encoding alpha/beta hydrolase, translating into MALGPDPDGEGDLFATLVRRAGGGPAAQTVLAVHGFTDYFFNTELADHFAAAGFRFYALDQHKCGRSWREGQTPHFTTDLARYDRELERAVEIIATENPGSTMLVYGHSAGGLIVSLWLDRVRRRNATAALSLGGLVLNSPWLDLHGPAVLRTRVTSTAIGALSRVRKTRVVRGTSKGGYGLTLHRDYDGEFDYNLQWKPLGGFPVTFGWIHAIRRGHATLHRGLDVGVPNLILRSDHSVTESADAPSMQRGDVVLDVTQIARWAGCIGNRSTVVPVRDAKHDVFLSLTQPKLESYRELDSWLDFYHAHLESAAPSAGRG; encoded by the coding sequence ATGGCGTTGGGGCCGGACCCCGATGGTGAGGGCGATCTGTTCGCCACCCTGGTGCGCCGCGCCGGCGGCGGGCCCGCGGCGCAGACCGTGCTCGCGGTGCACGGTTTCACCGACTACTTCTTCAACACCGAACTGGCCGATCATTTTGCCGCCGCCGGATTCCGGTTTTACGCCCTGGACCAACACAAGTGCGGCCGGTCCTGGCGCGAGGGCCAGACCCCGCACTTCACCACCGACCTCGCCCGCTACGACCGTGAGCTGGAGCGGGCGGTCGAGATCATTGCCACCGAGAATCCCGGCTCGACGATGCTCGTGTACGGCCATTCCGCCGGCGGGTTGATCGTCTCGCTGTGGCTGGACCGGGTGCGTCGGCGTAACGCGACGGCGGCGCTGTCGCTGGGTGGTTTGGTGCTCAACAGTCCGTGGCTGGACTTGCACGGCCCGGCGGTCCTGCGGACCCGGGTGACGTCGACGGCCATCGGCGCGCTGTCGCGGGTGCGCAAGACCAGAGTGGTGCGCGGCACCAGCAAGGGCGGCTACGGGCTGACGCTGCACCGCGACTATGACGGCGAGTTCGATTACAACCTGCAGTGGAAGCCGCTCGGCGGCTTCCCGGTGACCTTCGGCTGGATCCACGCCATCCGCCGCGGCCACGCCACACTGCATCGCGGCCTGGATGTCGGTGTGCCGAACCTGATCCTGCGTTCGGATCACAGCGTGACCGAGAGCGCGGACGCGCCGAGCATGCAGCGGGGCGACGTGGTCCTCGACGTCACCCAGATCGCGCGCTGGGCGGGTTGTATCGGTAACCGCAGCACCGTCGTTCCGGTCCGTGACGCCAAACACGACGTGTTCTTGTCGCTGACCCAGCCCAAGCTCGAGTCCTATCGCGAGCTGGACTCCTGGCTGGATTTCTACCATGCGCATCTGGAATCGGCCGCGCCATCCGCGGGGCGGGGATAA
- a CDS encoding cobyrinate a,c-diamide synthase: protein MVSIPAVVIAAPASGSGKTTVATGLIGALRAAGHRVAPFKVGPDFIDPGYHALAAGRPGRNLDPVLVPEELIGPLYRHGTRDADIAVIEGVMGLFDGRIDERIVTPARGSTAHVAGLLGAPVLLVVDARGQSQSIAAVLQGFTTFHPGIHIAGAILNRVGTTRHEQVLRQASEAVGVPVLGAIPRDDELSVPSRHLGLVTAVEHGEQARAAVAAMTALVARHVDLPAVVALGGSRVAAPPWAPEDVIGRPTGGRPLVAVAAGKAFSFGYAEHSELLAAAGADVVEFDPLTHALPAHTAALVLPGGFPEQHLADLSANSELRAQIRDLAAHAPVQAECGGLAYLMDELDGHAMCGVLAGSARFTQRLTLGYREAVALSDSSLHTAGERVVGHEFHRTTAEFTGAVEPAWGFRGSDGQPVREGAVCAGVHASYLHTHPAAQPRSVAGFVERAATRFKLAR, encoded by the coding sequence ATGGTGTCCATTCCGGCCGTCGTGATCGCCGCCCCCGCATCCGGGAGCGGAAAGACCACGGTGGCAACGGGTTTGATCGGCGCACTACGGGCGGCCGGCCATCGGGTCGCGCCGTTCAAGGTTGGTCCGGACTTCATCGACCCCGGCTACCATGCGCTCGCCGCCGGCCGGCCCGGCCGTAACCTCGACCCGGTCCTGGTGCCCGAAGAGCTGATCGGGCCGCTGTACCGGCACGGCACCCGCGACGCGGATATTGCCGTGATCGAAGGGGTGATGGGCCTTTTCGACGGCCGCATCGACGAGCGCATCGTCACCCCGGCCCGCGGCTCCACCGCACACGTCGCCGGACTGCTCGGCGCCCCGGTGCTGCTGGTGGTCGACGCCCGCGGTCAGAGCCAGAGTATCGCAGCTGTGCTGCAAGGGTTTACGACGTTTCACCCCGGCATTCACATCGCCGGGGCGATCCTCAACCGGGTCGGCACCACACGCCATGAGCAGGTGCTGCGCCAGGCCAGTGAAGCAGTCGGTGTGCCGGTGCTCGGTGCGATACCTCGCGATGACGAATTGTCGGTGCCGTCTCGGCATCTGGGTCTGGTCACCGCCGTCGAGCACGGGGAGCAGGCGCGGGCCGCGGTCGCCGCGATGACCGCGCTCGTTGCCCGCCACGTCGACCTGCCCGCGGTCGTCGCGCTGGGTGGATCCCGAGTGGCGGCGCCGCCCTGGGCTCCCGAGGACGTCATCGGGCGGCCCACCGGCGGACGCCCGCTGGTCGCGGTGGCTGCCGGCAAGGCCTTCAGCTTCGGCTACGCCGAACACTCCGAGCTGCTGGCTGCCGCCGGTGCCGACGTCGTCGAATTTGATCCACTCACCCATGCACTGCCCGCGCACACCGCCGCCCTGGTGCTGCCGGGCGGTTTCCCCGAGCAGCATCTGGCCGACCTGTCGGCCAACAGCGAACTGCGGGCCCAGATCCGCGACTTGGCCGCCCACGCGCCGGTGCAGGCCGAATGCGGCGGGCTGGCCTACCTCATGGATGAGCTGGACGGGCATGCGATGTGCGGGGTGCTGGCCGGTTCGGCCCGGTTCACCCAGCGGCTGACCCTGGGCTACCGGGAAGCCGTGGCGCTGTCCGACTCGTCCCTGCACACCGCGGGGGAGCGGGTCGTCGGTCACGAATTCCACCGCACCACAGCCGAATTCACCGGCGCCGTCGAACCGGCCTGGGGATTCCGCGGAAGCGACGGGCAACCGGTACGCGAGGGTGCGGTGTGCGCCGGCGTGCACGCGTCGTACCTCCATACCCACCCCGCGGCGCAGCCTCGTTCGGTCGCTGGGTTTGTCGAACGCGCGGCGACACGCTTTAAGCTCGCCCGGTGA
- a CDS encoding GNAT family N-acetyltransferase — translation MTVALRRFWAKDLDAATLYELLKLRVEVFVVEQACPYPELDGRDLLAETRHFWLEQPDGTVIATLRLMEEHVGGGKTFRIGRVCTQRAARGQGHTTRLLQAAIAEVGDYVCRIDAQTYLADMYARHGFVAAGAEFVEDGIPHVPMVRRTGGTETERS, via the coding sequence GTGACGGTCGCCCTGCGCCGCTTCTGGGCCAAGGACCTCGATGCGGCGACTCTCTACGAGCTGTTGAAGCTGCGGGTCGAGGTGTTCGTTGTCGAGCAGGCCTGCCCGTATCCGGAGCTCGACGGCCGTGACCTGCTCGCCGAGACCCGGCACTTCTGGCTCGAGCAGCCCGACGGCACGGTGATCGCCACGCTGCGGCTGATGGAGGAGCACGTCGGCGGGGGGAAGACGTTCCGCATCGGCCGGGTGTGCACCCAGCGCGCCGCCCGCGGCCAGGGCCACACCACCCGGCTGCTGCAGGCCGCGATCGCCGAGGTGGGCGACTACGTGTGCCGGATCGACGCCCAGACGTACCTTGCCGATATGTATGCCCGGCACGGCTTCGTCGCCGCCGGAGCCGAATTCGTCGAGGACGGCATTCCGCACGTGCCGATGGTGCGCCGCACCGGCGGTACCGAAACCGAACGATCGTGA
- the mqo gene encoding malate dehydrogenase (quinone) has translation MSDTTKTDVVLVGAGIMSATLGALLRLVQPDWSITLIERLDAAAAESSDPWNNAGTGHSALCELNYTPEKADGTIDIAKAINVNEQFQVTRQFWSYAHENGILPDVRSFLNPIPHVSFVQGTDHIDYLRRRRDTLVRNPLFATMEFIDDQDEFTRRLPLMAKGRDFSEPVALNWTEDGTDVDFGSLTRQLLGYGAERGMTTLFGHDVLDLHKESDGGWTVKVHNRRTGQRRKLSAKFVFVGAGGGALPLLQKAGIPEAKGYGGFPVSGQWLRTGDPELAAAHHAKVYGAPPLGAPPMSVPHLDTRVINGREWLLFGPFAGWSPKFLKEGKVTDLPLSVKPNNLASMIGVGLTEMGLLKYLIGQLALSEADRVNDLRQFAPTARDSDWEIDIAGQRVQVIRRDAKRLGVLEFGTAVLTAADGSIAGLLGASPGASTAVPAMIDVLQRCFADRYQGWLPKLKEMVPSLGVKLSENPELFAEVWAHGTKVLGLESRADASRAALAAGADIARAASGSGSPEPAGVV, from the coding sequence GTGTCTGATACGACCAAGACCGACGTGGTGCTGGTTGGCGCGGGAATCATGAGCGCGACGCTGGGGGCCCTGCTGCGACTGGTGCAACCGGACTGGTCGATCACGCTGATCGAGCGCCTCGACGCGGCCGCTGCCGAGAGTTCCGATCCGTGGAACAACGCCGGCACCGGCCACTCGGCGCTGTGTGAGCTCAACTACACCCCGGAGAAGGCCGACGGCACGATCGACATCGCCAAGGCCATTAACGTCAACGAACAGTTCCAGGTCACCCGCCAGTTTTGGAGCTACGCGCACGAGAATGGCATCCTGCCTGACGTCCGCAGCTTCCTGAACCCGATCCCGCACGTCAGCTTCGTGCAGGGCACCGACCACATCGACTACCTGCGCCGCCGCCGCGACACCCTCGTGCGCAACCCGTTGTTCGCCACCATGGAATTCATCGACGACCAGGACGAGTTCACCCGCCGCTTGCCGCTGATGGCCAAGGGTCGGGACTTCTCCGAGCCGGTCGCGCTGAATTGGACCGAAGACGGCACCGATGTGGACTTCGGTTCGCTGACCCGCCAGCTGCTCGGCTACGGCGCCGAACGTGGAATGACCACGCTGTTCGGCCATGATGTGCTCGACCTGCACAAGGAGTCCGACGGCGGGTGGACAGTCAAGGTCCACAATCGGCGCACCGGCCAGAGGCGCAAGCTGTCGGCGAAGTTCGTGTTCGTCGGCGCCGGCGGCGGTGCGCTGCCGTTGCTGCAGAAGGCCGGGATCCCCGAGGCGAAGGGCTATGGCGGATTCCCGGTCAGCGGCCAGTGGCTGCGCACCGGCGACCCCGAGCTGGCCGCCGCTCACCACGCCAAGGTCTACGGCGCCCCGCCGCTGGGTGCCCCGCCGATGTCAGTGCCGCACCTGGACACCCGCGTCATCAACGGCCGGGAGTGGCTGTTGTTCGGTCCGTTCGCCGGCTGGTCGCCGAAATTCCTCAAGGAAGGCAAGGTCACCGACCTGCCGCTGTCGGTCAAGCCCAATAACCTCGCCTCGATGATCGGCGTCGGCCTCACCGAGATGGGTCTGCTGAAGTACCTGATCGGCCAGCTGGCTCTCAGCGAGGCCGACCGGGTCAACGATCTGCGCCAATTCGCGCCCACGGCAAGGGATTCCGACTGGGAGATCGATATCGCCGGCCAGCGGGTGCAGGTAATCCGACGTGATGCCAAGAGGCTCGGTGTGCTCGAGTTCGGCACCGCCGTGCTGACCGCCGCCGACGGCTCGATCGCCGGCCTGCTCGGTGCGTCCCCGGGCGCATCCACCGCCGTCCCGGCCATGATCGACGTCCTGCAGCGTTGCTTCGCCGATCGCTACCAGGGCTGGCTGCCCAAGCTCAAGGAGATGGTGCCCTCCCTCGGCGTCAAGCTCTCGGAGAATCCGGAGCTGTTCGCCGAGGTGTGGGCGCATGGCACCAAGGTGCTTGGGCTGGAAAGCCGGGCCGACGCCAGCCGTGCCGCACTGGCCGCCGGGGCGGATATCGCGCGCGCCGCTTCGGGTTCCGGAAGCCCGGAACCCGCGGGAGTGGTGTGA
- the cobO gene encoding cob(I)yrinic acid a,c-diamide adenosyltransferase: MPQGQPIAVPDDGLTTRARRNTPVLAVHTGPGKGKSTAAFGMALRAWNAGMSVAVFQFVKSAKWKVGEESAFAALGTLNTEQGIGGAVEWHKMGSGWSWTRKTGSDDDHAAAAAEGWAEIAARLAEHRHDFYVLDEFTYPLKWGWVDVDDVVEVLMSRPGGQHVVITGRDAPQRLIDAADLVTEMGCVKHPMDVGRKGQRGIEW; the protein is encoded by the coding sequence ATGCCGCAAGGCCAGCCGATCGCCGTGCCTGATGACGGCCTGACCACGCGGGCCCGGCGCAACACCCCGGTGCTCGCGGTGCACACCGGGCCCGGTAAAGGTAAATCGACCGCGGCCTTCGGAATGGCGTTGCGGGCGTGGAACGCCGGGATGAGCGTGGCGGTGTTCCAGTTCGTCAAGAGCGCCAAGTGGAAGGTCGGCGAGGAGTCGGCCTTCGCCGCGCTCGGCACACTGAACACCGAACAAGGCATCGGCGGTGCGGTGGAGTGGCACAAGATGGGGTCGGGGTGGTCCTGGACTCGTAAGACCGGCTCGGACGATGACCACGCCGCGGCGGCGGCCGAAGGCTGGGCCGAGATCGCCGCACGGCTGGCCGAGCACCGCCATGACTTCTACGTCCTCGACGAATTCACCTACCCGCTGAAATGGGGGTGGGTGGACGTCGACGATGTGGTCGAGGTGCTGATGTCGAGGCCAGGTGGCCAGCACGTGGTGATCACCGGACGTGATGCGCCGCAGCGGCTGATCGATGCCGCCGACCTGGTGACCGAGATGGGATGCGTCAAACATCCGATGGACGTCGGCCGCAAGGGCCAGCGCGGTATTGAGTGGTGA
- a CDS encoding magnesium chelatase subunit D family protein — protein sequence MSSAAPYPFSAIVGHDQLRLALVLCAVRPEIGGVLIRGEKGTAKSTAVRALAAVLSQVDADSRLVELPIGATEDRVVGSLDLQKVLRDGEHAFSPGLLARAHGGVLYVDEVNLLHDHLVDIMLDAAAMGRVHIERDGISHSHEARFVLIGTMNPEEGELRPQLLDRFGLTVDVHASRDVTVRSEVIRQRLAYEADPAGFAARHAEQDSELARRIAAARDRVADVVLPDAELTRIAALCAAFDVDGMRADLVVARTAVAHAAWRGAESVVQEDIRVAAELALPHRRRRDPFDDPGLDPAQLDEALASTDPNPEPEPDPDSDPPGGGQVDDGSSPPSAPQGNASSAPPKPSAPPAATFRTRALTVPGVGEGNPGRRSRARNRSGAVITATDAPGQGHGLHLFATVLGAAGNGRLRPQPEDIRRAIRVGREGNLVIFVVDASGSMAARDRMSAVTGAALSLLRDAYQRRDKVAVITFRQDGARVLLPPTTSAHIASRRLTRFDTGGATPLAQGLLAARDIVIRERVRDRTRRPLVVVLTDGRATGGPDPLGRSRSAARQLVAEGAAAVVVDCETSYIRLGLAADLAENLEAPLLQLEQLRAEYLAQALRRAA from the coding sequence GTGAGCTCGGCAGCCCCGTACCCGTTCAGCGCGATCGTCGGGCACGACCAGCTGCGGCTGGCTCTCGTGCTGTGCGCGGTGCGTCCCGAGATCGGCGGCGTGCTGATCCGTGGCGAGAAGGGCACCGCGAAATCGACTGCGGTGCGGGCATTGGCGGCGGTCCTGAGCCAGGTCGACGCGGATTCACGGCTGGTCGAGTTGCCCATCGGAGCGACCGAGGACCGGGTGGTCGGCTCGCTGGACCTGCAGAAGGTGCTACGCGACGGTGAGCATGCGTTCTCGCCGGGCCTGTTGGCCCGCGCGCACGGCGGTGTGCTCTACGTCGACGAGGTCAACCTGCTGCATGACCACCTCGTAGACATCATGCTCGACGCCGCCGCCATGGGCCGGGTCCACATCGAGCGCGACGGGATCTCGCACTCGCATGAGGCGCGCTTCGTATTGATCGGCACCATGAATCCCGAAGAGGGCGAACTGCGTCCGCAGCTGCTGGACCGGTTCGGGCTGACCGTGGACGTGCATGCCTCCCGCGATGTGACGGTGCGCAGTGAGGTGATCCGCCAGCGGTTGGCCTACGAGGCCGACCCGGCCGGATTCGCCGCCCGGCACGCCGAGCAGGACAGCGAGCTGGCCCGCCGGATCGCGGCGGCCCGAGACCGGGTCGCTGACGTTGTGCTGCCCGATGCCGAGCTGACCCGGATCGCGGCGCTGTGTGCGGCGTTCGACGTCGACGGGATGCGCGCCGACCTGGTGGTGGCCCGTACGGCGGTAGCGCACGCGGCGTGGCGTGGAGCGGAATCCGTTGTGCAGGAAGATATTCGGGTGGCCGCCGAGCTAGCGCTACCGCATCGGCGCAGGCGCGATCCGTTCGATGACCCGGGTCTTGACCCCGCTCAGCTCGACGAGGCGCTGGCCAGCACCGATCCCAACCCCGAGCCTGAGCCCGATCCCGATTCAGATCCGCCGGGTGGCGGGCAGGTAGATGACGGATCGTCGCCACCGTCTGCGCCGCAAGGTAATGCGTCGTCGGCACCGCCTAAGCCATCTGCGCCGCCCGCTGCGACGTTTCGCACCCGCGCACTGACCGTGCCCGGGGTCGGGGAGGGAAACCCCGGCCGGCGCTCCCGGGCTCGCAACAGGTCCGGGGCGGTGATCACCGCCACCGACGCCCCTGGGCAGGGCCACGGGCTGCATCTGTTCGCCACCGTGCTGGGCGCGGCGGGCAACGGCCGGCTGCGCCCGCAGCCCGAGGACATCCGCCGGGCGATCCGAGTCGGCCGCGAGGGCAACCTGGTGATCTTCGTCGTCGATGCCTCCGGGTCCATGGCCGCACGCGACCGGATGTCTGCGGTGACCGGGGCGGCACTGTCGCTGTTGCGCGATGCCTATCAGCGCCGAGACAAGGTCGCCGTCATCACCTTTCGCCAAGATGGCGCTCGAGTCCTGCTCCCGCCGACGACGTCGGCGCATATCGCGTCGCGGCGGCTGACCCGTTTCGACACCGGCGGTGCCACGCCGCTGGCGCAGGGGCTGCTGGCCGCTCGCGACATCGTGATCCGTGAGCGCGTGCGCGATCGGACTCGACGCCCCCTGGTGGTTGTGCTGACCGATGGCCGCGCGACTGGTGGACCGGATCCGTTGGGGCGCAGCCGTTCCGCGGCTCGCCAACTGGTGGCGGAGGGTGCTGCCGCGGTGGTGGTGGATTGCGAGACGTCGTACATCCGGCTGGGTTTGGCCGCGGATCTGGCCGAGAATCTGGAAGCCCCGCTGCTGCAGTTGGAGCAGCTGCGCGCAGAGTATCTGGCACAGGCTTTGCGCCGCGCCGCCTGA
- the mtr gene encoding mycothione reductase: MQHFDIAIIGTGSGNSIIDERYAGKKIAVCEQGVFGGTCLNVGCIPTKMFVYAAEVAQTVRESARYGVDAHIDGVRWSDIVSRVFGRIDPLASGGEHYRRSSPNVTVYDSHTRFTGRTENGYALRTDKGEEFTADQVVIAAGARAMIPEAIAGCEVQVHTSDTIMRIPELPKHLLIIGGGFVAAEFAHVFSALGSRVTIVIRGRGMLSHCDDTICERFTDIAAKKWEIRSHRNMIGAHHEGSQVVIELDDGSSVSADTVLVATGRIPNGDLMDLDLAGVDVDEDGLVVVDEFQRTTARGVFALGDVSSHYQLKHVANHEARVVRHNLLQDWDDTENLMPSDHRFVPSAVFTDPQVASVGLTENEARAAGHTFKVTVQDYADVAYGWAMEDTTGIAKIIVEADTGEILGAHIMGHQASTLIQPLIQAMSFGLSGQNMARGQYWIHPALPEVIENALLSLCGEPPWPKVRQH; this comes from the coding sequence TTGCAGCACTTCGATATTGCGATCATCGGAACCGGTTCGGGCAATTCGATCATTGACGAGCGCTACGCCGGTAAAAAGATCGCGGTCTGCGAGCAGGGTGTGTTCGGCGGCACCTGCTTGAACGTGGGTTGCATCCCCACCAAGATGTTCGTCTACGCCGCCGAGGTGGCGCAGACCGTGCGCGAGTCCGCCCGATACGGCGTCGACGCCCATATCGACGGGGTGCGCTGGTCCGATATCGTCTCGCGGGTCTTCGGGCGTATCGACCCGCTGGCATCCGGTGGCGAGCACTACCGGCGTTCGTCGCCGAATGTGACGGTCTATGACAGCCACACCCGCTTCACTGGCCGCACCGAGAACGGCTACGCGCTGCGCACCGACAAGGGCGAGGAGTTCACCGCCGATCAGGTGGTGATCGCCGCGGGCGCACGGGCGATGATTCCCGAAGCCATCGCGGGCTGCGAGGTGCAGGTCCACACCAGCGACACGATCATGCGCATCCCCGAATTGCCCAAGCACCTGTTGATCATCGGCGGCGGGTTCGTCGCCGCCGAGTTCGCCCACGTGTTCTCCGCACTGGGCTCACGGGTGACGATCGTGATCCGCGGCAGGGGCATGCTGTCGCACTGCGACGACACGATCTGCGAGCGGTTCACCGACATCGCCGCTAAGAAGTGGGAAATCCGTAGTCACCGCAACATGATCGGCGCGCACCACGAGGGTTCACAGGTCGTGATCGAACTCGATGACGGCTCGTCGGTGTCGGCCGACACCGTGCTGGTGGCTACCGGCCGGATTCCCAACGGCGACTTGATGGACCTGGATCTGGCCGGGGTGGACGTCGACGAGGACGGCCTTGTCGTCGTCGATGAATTCCAACGGACCACGGCGCGAGGCGTTTTCGCGCTCGGCGACGTGTCCTCGCATTATCAGCTCAAACACGTCGCCAACCACGAGGCGCGAGTGGTGCGCCACAACCTGTTGCAAGACTGGGACGACACCGAGAATCTGATGCCGTCGGATCACCGTTTCGTGCCATCGGCGGTGTTCACCGATCCGCAGGTCGCCTCGGTCGGGTTGACCGAAAACGAGGCCCGTGCCGCCGGTCACACGTTCAAGGTCACGGTGCAGGACTACGCCGACGTGGCCTACGGCTGGGCGATGGAGGACACCACCGGCATCGCCAAGATCATCGTCGAGGCGGACACCGGAGAGATCCTGGGCGCGCACATCATGGGGCACCAGGCGTCAACGTTGATCCAGCCGCTGATCCAGGCCATGAGTTTCGGGTTGTCCGGCCAGAACATGGCCCGCGGACAGTACTGGATCCACCCGGCACTGCCCGAGGTGATCGAGAATGCGCTGCTATCGTTGTGCGGCGAGCCGCCCTGGCCCAAAGTGCGCCAGCATTAG